A single window of Pogoniulus pusillus isolate bPogPus1 chromosome 11, bPogPus1.pri, whole genome shotgun sequence DNA harbors:
- the EPN3 gene encoding epsin-3 isoform X1 → MTTSALRRQVKNIVHNYSEAEIKVREATSNDPWGPPSSLMSEIADLTFNTVAFAEVMGMIWRRLNDSGKNWRHVYKALTLLDYLIKTGSEKVTHQCRENLYTIQTLKDFQYVDRDGKDQGINIREKVKQVMALLKDEERLKQERAHALQTKERMALEGMGSGSHQSSYGRRASPYGDDYGRARGSPSSFNSSSSSPRFTSDLEQARPQTTGEEELQLQLALAMSREEAEKKPLPPLSSTDEERQLQLALALSKEEHEKEVRAWQGENSMMQKPMEETSQSREEEEEEEKIKKSQSSILELADIFGPTAAPSSHTSSDPWDMPDMEAKAEPAASAWAGAADPWVPVTAASREPLSQASSSSQQTSAGPWDFPPGNTAASDPWGKVPLSSGFPPADPWVAASPPAQVSGSTPAIDPWAAVAEQPPNSAPGADTFDPFAKPALEQEPSQPSSSAKSNSPIELDPFGNLFPGTRQDEAKSFDLTNLSDSLPESGKERKDCKTPEAFLGPAASSLVNLDSLVTPTPASKTRNPFLSGLSTPSPTNPFGLTEQPKPTLNQMRTSSPVPSLPAGHPANSMTYSTSLPLPLSSVPAAATALPVSASAFPQAGTFPDLPGSLPQPLLPLSGSPAPPSAPGGLNPFL, encoded by the exons ATGACAACCTCAGCACTGCGCCGGCAAGTGAAAAACATAGTACACAACTACTCAGAGGCAGAGATCAAGGTGCGGGAGGCCACCTCAAATGATCCCTGGGGACCCCCTAGCTCCCTGATGTCAGAGATTGCTGACCTCACCTTCAACACGGTGGCCTTTGCTGAGGTCATGGGCATGATCTGGCGGCGGCTGAATGACAGTGGCAAGAACTGGCGGCATGTCTACAAGGCCCTCACCCTCCTGGACTACCTCATCAAAACTGGGTCCGAGAAGGTGACTCACCAGTGCCGGGAGAACCTCTACACCATCCAGACACTGAAGGACTTTCAGTATGTGGACCGCGATGGCAAGGACCAGGGCATCAACATCCGTGAGAAGGTGAAGCAGGTGATGGCTCTGCTGAAGGACGAGGAGCGGCTGAAGCAGGAGCGTGCACATGCACTGCAGACCAAGGAGCGCATGGCCCTCGAGGGCATGGGCAGCGGCAGCCACCAGTCCTCCTATGGCCGCCGTGCTTCACCCTATGGTGATGACTATGGCCGAGCACGgggctctccctcctcctttaaCT CATCATCCTCTTCCCCACGCTTCACCTCTGACCTGGAGCAAGCGAGGCCCCAGACAACGGGTGAGGAAGAACTGCAGCTTCAGCTTGCACTGGCCATGAGTcgggaggaggcagagaag AAGCCACTTCCTCCACTTTCCAGCACAGATGAAGAAAGGCAATTGCAGCTAGCACTTGCACTGAGCAAAGAAGAGCACGAGAAG GAGGTGAGGGCCTGGCAAGGGGAGAACTCCATGATGCAGAAACCAATGGAGGAGACTTcccagagcagggaggaagaagaagaagaagaaaagataaagaaaagcCAG TCTTCTATCTTGGAGCTGGCAGATATCTTTGGGCCAacagcagctccctccagccacACGTCTTCTGACCCATGGGACATGCCAG ATATGGAAGCCAAAGCGgagccagcagcctctgcctgggctggtgcagctGACCCATGGGTGCCCgtcacagctgccagcagggagcctCTCTCCCAGGCGAGCTCCTCATCTCAGCAAACCTCCGCTGGGCCCTGGGATTTCCCTCCTGGCAACACTGCAGCCTCCGACCCTTGGGGGAAGGTGCCCTTGTCTTCTGGCTTCCCTCCAGCAGACCCCTGGGTGGCGGCATCCCCCCCTGCCCAGGTCTCTGGTTCTACACCAGCCATTGACCCttgggctgctgtggctgagcaACCTCCTAACTCCG ctccaggggcagACACTTTTGACCCCTTTGCAAAGCCAGCGCTGGAGCAGGAGCCCTCACAGCCATCCTCCTCAGCCAAATCAAACAGCCCCATTG agctggacccgtttggcaacctgttccctggcaccaggcaggatgaggcaaaGAGTTTTGATCTCACCAACCTGTCTGACTCCCTGCCTGAATCTGGCAAGGAGCGAAAGGACTGTAAAACCCCTGAAGCTTTCCTGGGTCccgctgcttcctccctggtcAACCTGGACTCCCTGGTCACCCCTACGCCAGCCTCCAAGACACGCAATCCATTTCTCTCAG GTCTGAGCACGCCGTCCCCAACCAACCCCTTTGGCCTCACTGAGCAGCCCAAGCCGACGCTCAACCAGATGCGGACCagctcaccagtgcccagcctgcCCGCTGGCCACCCTGCTAACTCCATGACCTACAGCACGTCCCTTCCACTGCCCCTCAGCAGcgtcccagctgctgccacagccctTCCTGTCTCTGCCAGCGCCTTCCCCCAAGCCGGCACCTTCCCTGACCTTCCCGGCAGCTTGCCGCAGCCTTTACTGCCATTGAGCGGGTCCCCAGCCCCGCCATCTGCTCCCGGGGGACTCAACCCCTTCCTCTGA
- the EPN3 gene encoding epsin-3 isoform X2, which produces MTTSALRRQVKNIVHNYSEAEIKVREATSNDPWGPPSSLMSEIADLTFNTVAFAEVMGMIWRRLNDSGKNWRHVYKALTLLDYLIKTGSEKVTHQCRENLYTIQTLKDFQYVDRDGKDQGINIREKVKQVMALLKDEERLKQERAHALQTKERMALEGMGSGSHQSSYGRRASPYGDDYGRARGSPSSFNSSSSSPRFTSDLEQARPQTTGEEELQLQLALAMSREEAEKEVRAWQGENSMMQKPMEETSQSREEEEEEEKIKKSQSSILELADIFGPTAAPSSHTSSDPWDMPDMEAKAEPAASAWAGAADPWVPVTAASREPLSQASSSSQQTSAGPWDFPPGNTAASDPWGKVPLSSGFPPADPWVAASPPAQVSGSTPAIDPWAAVAEQPPNSAPGADTFDPFAKPALEQEPSQPSSSAKSNSPIELDPFGNLFPGTRQDEAKSFDLTNLSDSLPESGKERKDCKTPEAFLGPAASSLVNLDSLVTPTPASKTRNPFLSGLSTPSPTNPFGLTEQPKPTLNQMRTSSPVPSLPAGHPANSMTYSTSLPLPLSSVPAAATALPVSASAFPQAGTFPDLPGSLPQPLLPLSGSPAPPSAPGGLNPFL; this is translated from the exons ATGACAACCTCAGCACTGCGCCGGCAAGTGAAAAACATAGTACACAACTACTCAGAGGCAGAGATCAAGGTGCGGGAGGCCACCTCAAATGATCCCTGGGGACCCCCTAGCTCCCTGATGTCAGAGATTGCTGACCTCACCTTCAACACGGTGGCCTTTGCTGAGGTCATGGGCATGATCTGGCGGCGGCTGAATGACAGTGGCAAGAACTGGCGGCATGTCTACAAGGCCCTCACCCTCCTGGACTACCTCATCAAAACTGGGTCCGAGAAGGTGACTCACCAGTGCCGGGAGAACCTCTACACCATCCAGACACTGAAGGACTTTCAGTATGTGGACCGCGATGGCAAGGACCAGGGCATCAACATCCGTGAGAAGGTGAAGCAGGTGATGGCTCTGCTGAAGGACGAGGAGCGGCTGAAGCAGGAGCGTGCACATGCACTGCAGACCAAGGAGCGCATGGCCCTCGAGGGCATGGGCAGCGGCAGCCACCAGTCCTCCTATGGCCGCCGTGCTTCACCCTATGGTGATGACTATGGCCGAGCACGgggctctccctcctcctttaaCT CATCATCCTCTTCCCCACGCTTCACCTCTGACCTGGAGCAAGCGAGGCCCCAGACAACGGGTGAGGAAGAACTGCAGCTTCAGCTTGCACTGGCCATGAGTcgggaggaggcagagaag GAGGTGAGGGCCTGGCAAGGGGAGAACTCCATGATGCAGAAACCAATGGAGGAGACTTcccagagcagggaggaagaagaagaagaagaaaagataaagaaaagcCAG TCTTCTATCTTGGAGCTGGCAGATATCTTTGGGCCAacagcagctccctccagccacACGTCTTCTGACCCATGGGACATGCCAG ATATGGAAGCCAAAGCGgagccagcagcctctgcctgggctggtgcagctGACCCATGGGTGCCCgtcacagctgccagcagggagcctCTCTCCCAGGCGAGCTCCTCATCTCAGCAAACCTCCGCTGGGCCCTGGGATTTCCCTCCTGGCAACACTGCAGCCTCCGACCCTTGGGGGAAGGTGCCCTTGTCTTCTGGCTTCCCTCCAGCAGACCCCTGGGTGGCGGCATCCCCCCCTGCCCAGGTCTCTGGTTCTACACCAGCCATTGACCCttgggctgctgtggctgagcaACCTCCTAACTCCG ctccaggggcagACACTTTTGACCCCTTTGCAAAGCCAGCGCTGGAGCAGGAGCCCTCACAGCCATCCTCCTCAGCCAAATCAAACAGCCCCATTG agctggacccgtttggcaacctgttccctggcaccaggcaggatgaggcaaaGAGTTTTGATCTCACCAACCTGTCTGACTCCCTGCCTGAATCTGGCAAGGAGCGAAAGGACTGTAAAACCCCTGAAGCTTTCCTGGGTCccgctgcttcctccctggtcAACCTGGACTCCCTGGTCACCCCTACGCCAGCCTCCAAGACACGCAATCCATTTCTCTCAG GTCTGAGCACGCCGTCCCCAACCAACCCCTTTGGCCTCACTGAGCAGCCCAAGCCGACGCTCAACCAGATGCGGACCagctcaccagtgcccagcctgcCCGCTGGCCACCCTGCTAACTCCATGACCTACAGCACGTCCCTTCCACTGCCCCTCAGCAGcgtcccagctgctgccacagccctTCCTGTCTCTGCCAGCGCCTTCCCCCAAGCCGGCACCTTCCCTGACCTTCCCGGCAGCTTGCCGCAGCCTTTACTGCCATTGAGCGGGTCCCCAGCCCCGCCATCTGCTCCCGGGGGACTCAACCCCTTCCTCTGA
- the SPATA20 gene encoding LOW QUALITY PROTEIN: spermatogenesis-associated protein 20 (The sequence of the model RefSeq protein was modified relative to this genomic sequence to represent the inferred CDS: inserted 4 bases in 4 codons; deleted 3 bases in 2 codons; substituted 6 bases at 6 genomic stop codons), which translates to MLASLRRARRCTFLMGSTTTLQQGQPAPPGVRHHTNRLVNERSPYLLQHAHNPVDWYPWGQEAFDKAKEKNKLIVLSVGYSTCHCAMXWRRESFNNREIGGIMNKNFVCIKVDREEXPDVDKVYMAFVQATSGGGGWPMSVWQTPDLKPFAXGTYFPPEDGVHHLGFRTALLRIAEQENKDVLLNTARRSWEALLHRSEIHVQGQDSPPPFKELMATCFHQLSSSYIRTMVAFSKSPKFPTPVNLNFLFTYWGPCHRTTPEGAQALQMALHTLKMMARGGIHDHIGRGHIHLVFAGLSNRYSTDQHXHVPHFEKMLYDQGQLAATYSRAFQVRLXXFFADVAQDILLXRPRDLRDQXAGGFYSAEDADSYPIITSSEKQEGAFCVWAAEEIQALLPTXVEGAMEGTTLGDASCTTMEVKETGNVSPXSKTFLADPHQELKGKNVLLSKLTELTAARFGLEPGAGGCPAAEGRQRLSHARARRPRPHLDTKMLAAWNGLMISGFAQAGAALAKQEYVSLAAQAAAFLRRHLFDPNSGRLLRSCYQGKDNTVEQSVVPIQGFLEDYVFTIQALFDLYEASLDQGWLQWALQLQHMQDKLFWDPRGFAYFSTEAGDSSLLLRLKDDQDGAEPCANSVAVTNLLRAACYSSRMEWVDKAGQILAAFSERLRKMPITLPEMARATSVFHHTPKQVIICGDPQGEDTKEMLHCVRSVFSPNKVLMLADGDITGFLYCQLPFLASLERKDGKATAYLCSNFTCSLPVTSARELCGMLCL; encoded by the exons ATGTTGGCGTCTCTGCGCCGGGCCCGCAG ATGCACATTTCTAATGGGGAGCACGACCACTCTGCAGCAGGGACAACCAGCCCCACCGGGTGTGCGTCACCACACCAACCGTCTGGTTAATGAGAGGTCCCCCTACCTCCTGCAGCATGCTCACAACCCTGTGGATT GGTACCCTTGGGGGCAAGAAGCCTTTgataaagcaaaagaaaaaaacaagctcATAGTTCTGTCAG TTGGCTACTCCACCTGCCACTGTGCCATGTGATGGAGGAGGGAGTCCTTCAATAACAGGGAGATTGGAGGAATTATGAACAAGAATTTTGTATGCATTAAAGTGGATCGTGAGG CGCCAGATGTGGACAAAGTGTACATGGCCTTTGTGCAG GCAACTAGTGGTGGAGGTGGCTGGCCAATGAGTGTCTGGCAGACTCCAGATCTCAAGCCCTTTG GGGGCACATACTTCCCTCCTGAAGATGGAGTTCAT CATTTGGGCTTTCGGACTGCGCTGCTCCGAATCGCAGAGCAG GAGAACAAAGATGTCTTGTTGAATACAGCCAGAAGATCTTGGGAAGCATTGCTACACAGATCTGAGATCCATGTGCAAGGACAGGACTCACCCCCACCATTCAAAGAATTGATGGCCACCTGTTTCcaccagctctccagctcctaTATAAGGACTATGGTGGCTTTTTCCAAATCCCCCAAGTTCCCCACCCCAG TGAATTTGAATTTCCTCTTCACGTACTGGGGGCCCTGTCACCGAACTACCCCAGAAGGTGCCCAGGCACTGCAGATGGCTCTGCATACCCTCAAGATGATGGCCCgtgggggcatccatgaccacATTG GTAGAGGACATATCCACTTGGTCTTTGCAGGGCTTTCAAACCGCTACTCCACTGACCAGC TGCATGTCCCCCACTTTGAGAAGATGCTCTATGACCaggggcagctggcagccacCTACAGCAGAGCATTTCAGGTAAGGCT GTGATGATTCTTTGCTGATGTGGCCCAGGACATTCTGCTCTAACGTCCACGAGACCTGAGAGACCAGTAG gcaggaGGTTTCTATAGCGCAGAAGATGCTGATTCCTACCCAATTATCACATCCAGTGAGAAACAAGAAGGAGCTTTCTGTGTGTGGGCAGCTGAGGAAATCCAGGCTCTCCTTCCCA TTGTTGAGGGGGCCATGGAGGGGACAACCTTGGGAGATGCTTCATGCACCACTATGGAGGTGAAGGAGACTGGCAACGTGAGCCCATAAAG CAAGACTTTCCTTGCAGACCCCCATCAGGAGCTGAAGGGCAAGAATGTCCTATTGTCCAAGCTCACGGAGCTGACGGCGGCCCGGTttgggctggagccaggggcaGGTGGATGCCCTGCTGCGGAGGGCCGGCAGAGGCTG TCACATGCCCGGGCACGACGGCCGCGGCCACACTTGGACACCAAGATGTTGGCGGCGTGGAATG GGCTCATGATCTCAGGCTttgcccaggctggggcagccCTGGCTAAGCAGGAGTATGTGAgcctggctgcccaggcagctgccttcCTGCGGAGACACCTTTTTGACCCCAACAGTGGACGGTTGCTGCGAAGCTGCTACCAAGGCAAAGACAATACAGTGGAGCAGA gTGTTGTGCCCATCCAGGGCTTTCTGGAGGATTATGTCTTCACCATCCAAGCTCTCTTTGACCTGTATGAAGCATCGCTGGatcagggctggctgcagtgggctctgcagctgcagcacatgcAAGACAAGCTTTTTTGGGACCCTAGAGGCTTTGCGTATTTCTCCACTGAGGCTGGGgattcctctctgctcctgcgcCTGAAGGATG ACCAagatggagcagagccctgcgcTAACTCTGTAGCGGTCACAAACCTGCTCCGAGCAGCCTGTTACTCCAGCCGCATGGAGTGGGTGGACAAAGCTGGTCAGATCTTGGCTGCCTTCTCAGAGAGGCTGCGGAAGATGCCGATAACTTTACCAGAGATGGCCCGGGCCACCTCTGTCTTCCATCACACCCCCAAGCAG GTCATTATCTGTGGGGACCCCCAAGGAGAAGACACGAAAGAGATGTTGCACTGTGTCCGGTCTGTCTTCAGCCCAAACAAG gtgCTGATGCTAGCAGATGGAGACATCACTGGGTTCCTCTACTGCCAGTTGCCTTTCCTTGCGTCCCTGGAGAGGAAGGATGGGAAAGCCACTGCTTATCTCTGCAGCAACTTTACTTGCTCCCTGCCTGTCACCTCTGCCCGGGAGCTGTGTGGGATGCTTTGCCTGTGA
- the MYCBPAP gene encoding LOW QUALITY PROTEIN: MYCBP-associated protein (The sequence of the model RefSeq protein was modified relative to this genomic sequence to represent the inferred CDS: inserted 2 bases in 1 codon; deleted 3 bases in 2 codons; substituted 1 base at 1 genomic stop codon) — translation MRRCGGGPARPGTPAVSGVLRREDTQALAIKVEDLEKPRRACSMLHPSNGAEKIPVRRKCLVQKSQPKETRRVAPSLLXRSAFPREPKEPLTLSGPGLFDDGCEEILPHHILGSIQEFKREALARGNTQTTGFFXGALSSRCYCCSFKQRIMKERRIKRFNQIPLVKQKALQNWHHNMAIRKMLRKYLGEVAQRPENELLLSGSEDYRQTQEEHDLLDCSLPALLSGKGFRSGSAFWSQPEHIGDELTGLTMTLPRSERGCAGPLARLRELHADREQAGVILPGDTRKFSFLFKSERAGIFSESWGFRTHPLLLGGALLQVTLWGLAACEDKLADLRENLESDLAAQAVAAMVEESLKELLVQIQTPGCTSPPLGAHATEEELFHQKNPMLHYQHRVVKQLHELWRQHMTFPPASEEELSLDQKRTMEGMQYQESPSEVLPAQTSTTKVPGWRNTEEAPSQMMKAEEEERGPTDWNLSLEDFKQAIKSISKEELQEEALSQLNEASLELCVEQRPTQTDLLYQTCLQLWREAIDGLVSHSLKLRSLLGLPEKDACVDVVPEEAVGVQHPVKGAKEESVATRKEERRSFGGKDKEGRKRTMKTAGKEKEEVKESAQPMEAATTDRAEPPWEQVDAVLFGTYQEKLYIEVYRLLDSTVSKMMSLFEELKGKGALKWESEALSDWE, via the exons ATGAGGCGGTGCGGCgggggcccggcccggcccggcacCCCCGCGG TTTCAGGTGTGCTGCGAAGAGAAGATACCCAGGCACTTGCGATTAAGGTGGAGGACCTGGAGAAA CCTAGAAGAGCGTG CTCCATGCTCCACCCTTCCAATGGTGCTGAGAAAATTCCAGTTAGGAGGAAATGC TTGGTCCAAAAAAGTCAACCTAAAGAGACAAGGAGGGTGGCACCAAGCCTGCT GAGGTCTGCTTTCCCAAGGGAACCCAAAGAGCCACTGACTCTTTCAG GACCAGGACTATTTGATGATGGTTGTGAAGAGATTCTGCCTCATCACATTTTGGGAAGCATTCAGGAGTTCAAGAGGGAAGCCTTGGCCAGAGGAAATACTCAG aCAACAGGTTTTTTTTGAG GGGCTCTCTCATCCAGATGTTACTGCTGTAGCTTTAAACAGAGGATCATGAAGGAGAGAAGAATAAAAAGATTCAATCAGATCCCACTAGTAAAGCAGAAAGCACTCCAGAACTGGCACCATAATATGGCAATCAGGAAGATGCTGAGGAAATACCTAGGAG AAGTTGCTCAGAGGCCAGAgaatgagctgctgctgagcggcTCTGAGGATTACAGACAAACCCAGGAAGAACATGACCTCCttgactgcagcctccctgccctgctttctGGCAAG GGCTTCCGAAGCGGCAGCGCGTTCTGGAGTCAGCCCGAGCACATCGGGGACGAGCTCACCGGCCTGACCATGACGCTGCCTCGGAGCGAGCGCGGCTGCGCAGGGCCCCTCGCTCGCCTGCGGGAGCTCCACGCTGACCGGGAGCAAGCGG GTGTGATTTTGCCTGGAGACACCAGgaagttttcttttcttttcaagtCAGAAAGAGCAGGCATTTTCAGTGAGTCCTGGGGATTTAGAACACATCCTCTGTTACtaggaggagctctgctgcaggtgacCCTTTGGGGATTAGCTGCTTGTGAAGATAAATTGGCTGACCTCAGAGAGAATCTGGAG AGTGACCTGGCTGCTCAAGCAGTTGCTGCTATGGTAGAAGAGAGTCTGAAGGAACTTCTTGTCCAGATTCAGACCCCAGGGTGCACCTCACCTCCTTTAGGTGCCcatgcaacagaagaagagttGTTCCACCAGAAGAATCCCATG TTGCATTATCAGCATCGAGTGGTAAAGCAGCTGCATGAGCTGTGGAGACAGCACATGACTTTTCCTCCAGCCTCTGAGGAGGAATTGTCCTTGGACCAGAAGAGAACTATGGAGGGCATGCAGTACCAGGAAAGTCCTTCAGAGGTTCTCCCTGCTCAGACCAGCACTACAAAGGTCCCAGGCTGGAGGAatacagaggaggctccaagtcAAATGAtgaaggcagaagaggaagaaagaggccCCACAGATTGGAACCTCTCCTTGGAGGACTTCAAGCAG GCTATAAAGTCAATCTCTAAGGAAGAGCTGCAAGAAGAAGCACTGTCCCAGCTCAATGAGGCATCACTGGAGCTGTGTGTTGAACAGAGACCAACTCAGACAGACCTTTTGTACCAAACCTG TCTCCAGCTGTGGCGTGAAGCAATTGATGGTCTGGTGAGTCACTCTCTGAAGCTGAGATCCCTGCTCGGCTTGCCTGAGAAGGACGCCTGTGTAGATGTTGTTCCAGAGGAGGCAG TGGGAGTACAACATCCTGTAAAAGGAGCAAAGGAAGAGAGCGTAGCCActaggaaagaagagagaaggtcATTTGGTGGTAAGGATaaagaaggcagaaaaagaacaatgaagacagcagggaaagaaaaagag GAGGTGAAAGAGAGCGCACAACCTATGGAGGCTGCCACTACAGATAGAGCAGAACCTCCTTGGGAGCAGGTGGATGCTGTTTTGTTTGGGACATACCAGGAAAAGCTTTACATTGAA GTCTACAGGCTGCTGGATTCAACGGTGAGCAAAATGATGTCTTTATTTGAGGAGCTAAAAGGAAAAGGTGCTCTAAAATGGGAGAGTGAAGCCCTTTCTGACTGGGAATAG